From the Fulvia fulva chromosome 2, complete sequence genome, one window contains:
- a CDS encoding Rho GTPase-activating protein 15, whose protein sequence is MAATMDSPNTTYPESPMDQEDVVYPCKGCGEILEEGKAFELAGNRWHIDCFRCNTCDTLLDSDANLLLLGDGSLICNNCTYSCSACHNKIEDLAILTGDQAFCSGCFRCRNCKRKIENLRYARTSQGIFCMSCHESLMARRRKKARTPKTTSGATPGIEKALPSLPPGVVPDSAFTPEDETPPVTYSETATKSQSRLSRDRQLGSRNEGTSTIRDVSPLSDDPRRGALNHIHEQQRDITTNTILDGPILPASTYNNSSSRYTTAGSLQDDDDDETGGDIPMVLDNTPIASPLVPSQAPPVQRKPVSRPQELSPPVQKENQPPRDYFGTNGRISAKPAPRDQLSRDALREDARSRSVSTEREQDRNAAQARPSPHILSQDKGRARKRDTSGGNTPVNGSAAASPIMPSTQDRGAIKQKAPPLSTDAQTLSQDTFRLQDVPRTAKARSRANSRQGAVSPQVVSSIDRHSREDHTHKPVSPVSVGSQNSGINPFDDPKRMRALQPSGETPVPPRNADRMLPLRGDSLAAAAAHRSKTSTPDPPTPTAVSSSTHINSRQSSQTSSHERNQSSSSVPSTFTDAQSTLSRDNSSRSKVEQPAVRSSLDAVVPPPRAASRPTAPSKSVANDDFIAPRHAPPPPVGHTRNNDSVSTMHSIDNRPSIDGQLSPALHSAGLPKYSLDGGFSMDDDLGRILRGEQAQDRNGPASPSVLRRVSNAVKHGRSFSDRAVPGGRSPRNGSLDISFPAHTPLITSPTGADGLDTLRSSLRRAQVHIAELEAEKVSLQEKLDGSTDMKAVNTELREKRSTMAFLDTQREMVVRELEIMTEHLSKAKDTSQPIDLGSLKTIILRDFAESLQKLKDNMGAQIEDLMHKRNELTDEIGNLIQMKDKGFQEYESLSSKNSQLLQHNNELIRSIQGMYQDNRQPNGALGGANGLGIYNPGAKLDTTGPTEVRNLNIVNTDSNMPTLLHDPESEPATMLTQPQVVNIRKGGKPTKFNWRRGGEKVAGKVTKGLKGALGGDRAPSNQGQYAIGHPYDSRQAVGGSDVSSVASKALSDESKAAGYGFFGQKNGGVKQGTGFGHLKNNSSTNLVDSSDGSVLFGSELSARCEFEGSMIPNIVMRCIAEVEKRGMDIEGIYRKSGGAGQVKTVQQGFEKDDQFDISDEDLDIHAITSAMKQYFRKLPTPLIVYESYEALLEAGQFQDKEKRANALRQAVNELPDAHRDCLQYLVGHLARVMAHESHNLMTPLNLAVVFAPTIMRPLSIEREMSDMQIQRHAVQALLENHKVIFSNDD, encoded by the exons ATGGCTGCCACCATGGACAGTCCCAACACCACCTACCCCGAGTCGCCGATGGACCAGGAGGACGTCGTGTATCCCTGCAAAGGCTGCGGAGAG ATACTCGAAGAGGGCAAGGCATTCGAACTGG CCGGCAACCGGTGGCATATCGACTGCTTTCGATGCAACACTTGCGACACTCTCCTCGACTCCGATGCGAACCTGCTCCTACTCGGCGACGGCTCTCTCATATGCAACAACTGCACCTACAGCTGCAGTGCCTGCCACAACAAGATTGAGGATCTGGCCATCTTGACCGGTGACCAAGCATTCTGTTCTGGCTGTTTCAGATGTCGCAACTGCAAGAGGAAGATCGAGAATCTGCGCTACGCGAGGACATCGCAGGGCATCTTCTGCATGAGCTGCCATGAAAGCTTGATGGCAAGGCGGCGCAAGAAAGCGCGAACACCAAAGACCACTTCTGGTGCCACGCCTGGGATCGAAAAGGCACTGCCATCGCTGCCACCGGGCGTCGTCCCAGACAGTGCTTTCACGCCGGAAGATGAGACACCGCCCGTCACTTATTCAGAAACTGCCACAAAATCGCAATCGCGACTGTCGAGGGATCGTCAGCTCGGCTCGCGCAACGAAGGCACTTCTACAATACGAGACGTTTCGCCGCTTTCTGACGATCCGCGCAGAGGTGCGCTCAATCACATCCATGAACAGCAGCGTGACATTACAACTAACACGATTCTAGATGGCCCCATCCTGCCAGCTAGCACATACAACAACAGCAGCAGCAGATACACAACGGCTGGAAGCTTGCaggacgacgacgacgacgaaaCTGGTGGAGATATACCTATGGTGCTTGATAACACGCCCATAGCTTCTCCGCTGGTCCCGAGCCAGGCTCCTCCAGTACAGAGAAAGCCCGTGTCTCGGCCCCAAGAACTATCGCCGCCGGTACAGAAAGAGAATCAGCCTCCTCGCGACTACTTTGGTACGAACGGCAGAATATCCGCTAAGCCCGCTCCACGAGACCAGCTATCAAGAGATGCTTTGCGGGAGGACGCTCGTTCGCGATCTGTCTCTACTGAACGCGAACAAGATCGCAATGCTGCACAGGCCAGACCGAGCCCGCACATACTGTCTCAGGATAAGGGTCGTGCGAGAAAGCGCGACACTTCTGGCGGCAACACTCCAGTCAACGGTTCAGCGGCAGCGTCGCCTATCATGCCCAGCACGCAAGATAGAGGAGCAATAAAACAGAAGGCGCCTCCGTTGTCCACAGATGCGCAGACATTGAGCCAGGATACGTTCAGACTGCAAGACGTCCCCCGGACAGCAAAGGCAAGATCACGGGCCAACTCCAGGCAAGGCGCTGTGTCTCCGCAGGTTGTCTCTTCAATCGACAGGCACAGTAGGGAAGATCACACGCACAAGCCAGTGTCTCCAGTCTCTGTGGGCTCCCAGAATTCTGGCATTAATCCCTTCGACGATCCCAAGCGCATGAGAGCATTGCAGCCCTCCGGTGAAACGCCTGTGCCTCCAAGGAATGCGGATCGAATGCTGCCTTTGAGAGGTGACTCGCTTGCTGCCGCCGCTGCACATAGGTCCAAGACTTCTACGCCTGATCCTCCTACGCCGACGGCAGTCTCGAGCTCGACGCACATCAATTCCCGACAGTCGTCGCAGACCTCAAGCCATGAACGGAACCAGTCGTCATCTTCAGTACCTTCCACGTTTACGGATGCGCAGAGCACATTGTCGCGTGATAACAGCAGCCGATCCAAGGTTGAGCAGCCTGCCGTACGAAGCAGTCTCGATGCAGTCGTTCCACCACCACGTGCGGCCTCTCGTCCCACCGCCCCCAGCAAATCTGTCGCCAACGACGACTTCATTGCACCACGACACGCGCCGCCGCCGCCTGTTGGACACACCAGAAATAACGACTCCGTTAGCACAATGCACAGCATCGACAATCGGCCTTCTATCGATGGACAACTATCCCCAGCTTTGCACAGTGCCGGACTTCCGAAGTACAGTCTCGATGGCGGATTCTCAATGGATGATGACCTTGGTCGTATTCTGCGTGGCGAACAAGCGCAAGATAGAAATGGTCCTGCATCCCCATCTGTCCTGCGACGAGTTTCGAATGCAGTGAAACACGGCAGAAGTTTCAGCGACCGAGCAGTGCCGGGAGGCAGATCGCCGAGGAATGGATCGCTAGATATCAGCTTTCCTGCGCATACACCGCTGATAACCTCTCCGACCGGGGCCGATGGATTGGACACTTTGCGGTCTTCACTACGGCGTGCGCAAGTGCACATTGCGGAGCTCGAGGCTGAAAAAGTCAGCCTACAGGAGAAGCTCGATGGCTCGACTGACATGAAAGCTGTTAACACCGAGCTTCGTGAGAAACGATCCACAATGGCATTCCTGGATACGCAACGCGAAATGGTTGTGCGGGAGCTCGAAATCATGACGGAGCATCTGAGCAAGGCCAAGGACACAAGTCAGCCGATCGACCTTGGATCCCTCAAGACCATAATCTTAAGGGACTTTGCCGAATCTTTACAGAAGCTAAAGGATAACATGGGAGCACAAATCGAAGACCTCATGCACAAGCGAAACGAACTGACTGACGAGATCGGGAATCTCATCCAAATGAAGGACAAGGGATTCCAAGAGTACGAGTCTTTGTCGTCGAAGAATTCTCAGCTTCTCCAGCATAATAACGAGCTGATCCGCAGCATCCAGGGGATGTATCAGGACAACAGGCAGCCGAACGGAGCATTGGGAGGCGCGAATGGCCTGGGCATTTACAATCCGGGAGCAAAACTGGACACAACAGGCCCGACCGAAGTACGCAACCTCAATATCGTGAACACTGATTCGAACATGCCCACTTTACTTCACGATCCGGAGTCAGAACCAGCAACTATGCTTACGCAACCGCAAGTTGTAAACATCCGCAAAGGCGGCAAACCAACCAAGTTCAACTGGAGACGAGGTGGCGAGAAGGTTGCCGGCAAAGTGACGAAAGGATTGAAGGGTGCGCTCGGTGGCGACAGAGCTCCAAGCAATCAAGGCCAGTACGCAATTGGCCATCCTTACGACTCCAGACAGGCGGTGGGTGGCAGTGATGTCAGCAGCGTCGCCAGTAAAGCACTCAGCGATGagagcaaagctgctggGTACGGGTTCTTCGGCCAGAAGAATGGAGGAGTAAAGCAAGGCACCGGCTTTGGCCACCTAAAGAACAACAGCAGCACCAACCTCGTCGATTCTTCAGATGGATCAG TACTTTTCGGCTCTGAGCTCAGCGCTCGGTGCGAGTTCGAGGGAAGTATGATTCCCAACATTGTAATGCGCTGCATTGCCGAAGTTGAAAAACGTGGCATGGATATAGAAGGCATATACCGCAAGTCTGGAGGTGCCGGCCAGGTGAAGACAGTCCAGCAAGGTTTCGAGAAGGACGACCAATTCGACATTTCCGACGAGGACCTGGACATCCATGCCATCACTAGCGCGATGAAGCAGTACTTCCGCAAGCTACCAACGCCACTCATTGTCTACGAGTCGTACGAAGCCTTGCTTGAAGCTGGCCAATTCCAGGACAAGGAGAAACGTGCCAACGCACTGCGGCAGGCGGTCAACGAATTGCCAGATGCTCATCGTGACTGCCTTCAGTACCTCGTTGGGCATCTGGCTCGTGTTATGGCGCACGAGTCTCACAATCTCATGACACCACTCAACCTTGCCGTTGTATTTGCTCCAACGATCATGCGACCGCTCTCGATTGAGCGGGAGATGAGCGACATGCAGATCCAGCGTCATGCAGTGCAGGCACTACTCGAGAACCACAAAGTGATATTCTCAAACGATGACTAG